One Streptomyces sp. V4I8 genomic window carries:
- the chpE gene encoding chaplin ChpE: MKNLKKAVAVTMVAGGLLAAGAGMASATDGAHADGKAVGSPGVASGNLVQAPVHIPANVSGNTVNVVGVLNPAFDNLAVNH, encoded by the coding sequence GTGAAGAACCTGAAGAAGGCAGTGGCCGTGACGATGGTGGCGGGTGGCCTCCTGGCCGCCGGTGCCGGAATGGCCTCCGCCACCGATGGCGCGCACGCCGACGGCAAGGCCGTGGGCTCCCCGGGCGTCGCCTCGGGCAACCTCGTCCAGGCCCCGGTCCACATCCCGGCCAACGTCTCGGGCAACACCGTGAACGTCGTCGGCGTGCTGAACCCGGCCTTCGACAACCTGGCCGTCAACCACTGA
- a CDS encoding FHA domain-containing protein: MPELVLELNGRTWTLDTSRPYTLGRDPQGDIVLDDARVSWRHATISWSGRSWVIEDHGSTNGTFVQGQRIHHLEIGPGAAVYLGNATDGPRLNVSGAAAAVASPQAQPQQQPYAAQGANPGWAPQAPAQQAPPQQAQPQQAPQAGWQQPQQAAAHIPQQQGPGVGAGAPPVYGDRSPTTFHQFAVGRVMRIGRALENELVVSDLQVSRHHAEFHSTPDGRMEIRDLGSHNGTYVNGQPIAKGGSQLLGPADIVGVGHSTFRIVGDRLEEFVDTGEVTFSARHLTVTVDGGKQILKDVSFGVPEKSLIAVIGPSGSGKSTLLKALTGYRPANQGDVLYDNRNLYKQFAELRQRIGLVPQDDILHKELTVKKALKYAAKLRFPADTTGREREARIDEVLRELKLDIHKEKKVTSLSGGQRKRVSVALELLTKPSLIFLDEPTSGLDPGMDRDVMQLLRGLADDGRTVLVVTHSVAELAICDKLLVMAPGGAVAYFGPPEEALNFFGYDTWADVFSAFENYRDYDWAGRWKGSQHYQMYAADIDAIAPQSVQMPPMQAMKPPKPQGWMSQLGTLIRRYVSVIASDKGFLALTVILPAVLGAVSLVIDPDKDLLVRGVNKATGMPVPNGTATTVLLILAVGACFAGAANSVRELIKERVIYERERATGLSRSAYLMSKVIVLGAVTVFQGAMVGAIGFSRRTIPDEALIFGEGKFAVMLELSVPIMGLGFTSMMFGLVISSLVKTAEKTMPLLVMFAIVQVVFTGCLFALHGNIGVNEFSYLMPSRWAVAAAGATLDFNNISPPKEKGDTDPLWDHAVGAYSLDMIALIVLGVICGFLVARFLRRHEPEVMRK, translated from the coding sequence GTGCCGGAACTCGTACTGGAATTGAATGGACGGACCTGGACGCTCGACACGTCCAGGCCCTACACCCTCGGACGCGATCCGCAGGGTGACATCGTGCTCGACGACGCCAGGGTGTCCTGGCGGCACGCCACGATCAGCTGGAGCGGCCGTAGTTGGGTCATCGAGGACCACGGCAGCACCAACGGCACGTTCGTGCAGGGCCAGCGGATCCATCACCTGGAGATCGGCCCCGGGGCGGCCGTGTACCTGGGCAACGCGACCGACGGACCGCGCCTGAACGTCTCCGGCGCCGCGGCCGCCGTCGCCTCGCCGCAGGCCCAGCCGCAGCAGCAGCCGTATGCCGCGCAGGGCGCGAACCCCGGCTGGGCCCCGCAGGCTCCCGCTCAGCAGGCGCCGCCGCAGCAGGCCCAGCCGCAGCAGGCCCCGCAGGCCGGCTGGCAGCAGCCGCAGCAGGCCGCCGCGCACATCCCGCAGCAGCAGGGCCCCGGTGTCGGCGCGGGGGCGCCGCCGGTCTACGGCGACCGCAGCCCTACCACGTTCCACCAGTTCGCCGTCGGCCGTGTCATGCGCATCGGCCGTGCCCTGGAGAACGAGCTGGTCGTCTCCGACCTCCAGGTCTCCCGGCACCACGCCGAGTTCCACTCGACGCCCGACGGCCGCATGGAGATCCGCGACCTCGGCTCCCACAACGGCACCTACGTCAACGGCCAGCCGATCGCCAAGGGCGGCTCGCAGCTGCTGGGCCCCGCGGACATCGTCGGTGTCGGTCACTCCACGTTCCGGATCGTCGGCGACCGCCTCGAGGAGTTCGTCGACACCGGTGAGGTCACCTTCTCCGCCCGTCACCTGACCGTCACGGTCGACGGCGGCAAGCAGATCCTCAAGGACGTCTCCTTCGGCGTCCCGGAGAAGTCGCTCATCGCGGTCATCGGACCGTCCGGTTCCGGCAAGTCGACCCTGCTCAAGGCGCTCACCGGCTACCGGCCCGCCAACCAGGGCGACGTCCTCTACGACAACCGGAACCTGTACAAGCAGTTCGCCGAGCTCCGCCAGCGCATCGGTCTGGTCCCGCAGGACGACATCCTGCACAAGGAGCTGACCGTCAAGAAGGCCCTCAAGTACGCGGCCAAGCTCCGCTTCCCCGCCGACACCACGGGCAGGGAGCGCGAGGCCCGTATCGACGAGGTGCTGCGCGAGCTGAAGCTGGACATCCACAAGGAGAAGAAGGTCACCTCCCTCTCCGGCGGCCAGCGCAAGCGCGTCTCGGTGGCCCTGGAGCTCCTCACCAAGCCGTCGCTGATCTTCCTCGACGAGCCCACCTCCGGCCTCGACCCGGGCATGGACCGCGACGTCATGCAGCTCCTGCGCGGCCTCGCCGACGACGGCCGTACGGTCCTCGTCGTCACCCACTCCGTGGCCGAGCTCGCGATCTGCGACAAGCTCCTGGTGATGGCGCCGGGCGGCGCGGTCGCGTACTTCGGCCCGCCGGAGGAGGCACTGAACTTCTTCGGCTACGACACCTGGGCCGATGTCTTCTCCGCCTTCGAGAACTACCGCGACTACGACTGGGCGGGACGCTGGAAGGGCTCTCAGCACTACCAGATGTACGCCGCGGACATCGACGCGATCGCCCCGCAGTCCGTACAGATGCCGCCGATGCAGGCGATGAAGCCGCCGAAGCCGCAGGGCTGGATGTCGCAGCTGGGCACCCTGATCCGCCGCTATGTGTCGGTGATCGCCTCCGACAAGGGCTTCCTGGCCCTGACGGTGATCCTGCCGGCCGTCCTCGGCGCGGTGAGCCTGGTCATCGACCCGGACAAGGACCTGCTGGTGCGGGGGGTGAACAAGGCGACCGGCATGCCTGTACCGAACGGCACCGCCACCACGGTGCTGCTGATCCTCGCGGTCGGGGCGTGCTTCGCGGGTGCCGCCAACTCCGTCCGAGAGCTGATCAAGGAACGGGTGATCTACGAGCGGGAGCGCGCCACCGGCCTGTCCCGCTCGGCGTACCTGATGTCCAAGGTGATCGTCCTCGGGGCGGTCACCGTTTTCCAGGGCGCGATGGTCGGCGCGATCGGGTTCTCCCGCCGGACGATCCCGGACGAGGCGCTGATCTTCGGCGAGGGCAAGTTCGCCGTGATGCTCGAACTCTCCGTCCCGATCATGGGGCTCGGCTTCACGTCCATGATGTTCGGCCTGGTCATCTCCTCGCTGGTGAAGACCGCCGAGAAGACCATGCCGCTGCTGGTGATGTTCGCGATCGTCCAGGTCGTGTTCACCGGCTGCCTGTTCGCCCTGCACGGCAACATCGGCGTCAACGAGTTCTCGTACCTGATGCCCTCGCGCTGGGCGGTCGCCGCCGCGGGCGCCACGCTGGACTTCAACAACATCAGCCCGCCCAAGGAGAAGGGCGACACCGACCCGCTGTGGGACCACGCGGTCGGCGCCTACAGCCTCGACATGATCGCGCTGATCGTGCTCGGAGTGATCTGCGGCTTCCTCGTGGCCCGCTTCCTGCGCCGCCACGAGCCCGAGGTCATGCGCAAGTAG
- a CDS encoding streptophobe family protein gives MSVSTNNETAKHGTRLPWGDILLSAIACVSWALIGMAGTAALGLHLLEADTSSSLGPMTAAVVALGAGGSVTPSGDVSAFGLTGAEAATAIEITPLGVSLVGAALLSWFFSRSLRGAGVVIAPSELLARGGAVVALFVAMLGGLAWAGHDVITIDGSSLGLDDLPGGGGGGGGGGGGLEIPGVGDIGDIGDIGGLLPDQIGDLIDARAAVGFTVDTAPTLLGGLCWSAGILLIALLASRRTPLPAGWEAVHRVVRPAASALVTVLLVAVAAGLAAAACAAIGDAHPKRIAGAALLGAPNGVWLGIPIGLFVPFDGKATGVLVGLLPDPLDDLLNSGADQSVTLSRLAELDGRVWLLGVATALVMLLAGVLTAVRTPVGGSGGSGGVRDPGALRFAGRCALRLGVATALTLPLLVWLTELSVDASLSVLGFDAFGAGVRLRGNLGMALVLGAAWGAGAGAVGALLARATGAAGQRAAALASGAAVGVGAAGAGGAARAGGAAEGARPAGSATESAGTSTYADRSGPYTPGTPYRPPNPATNPYLRVPERLRDPEDARPPGAAPPPGDARPPGDARPPENAPARDAAWGRDDAQPPHDRRPSDPQAAEPPPRADGDDIYGAPTVIRPIGPPPRSPRPPRRRGDRPSSGADDGPPPPPPPPAPPPPPPPPPPPGRPKGRP, from the coding sequence ATGAGCGTGTCCACGAACAACGAGACCGCGAAGCACGGCACGCGGCTGCCGTGGGGGGACATCCTGCTGTCCGCGATCGCCTGCGTGAGCTGGGCGTTGATCGGGATGGCGGGCACGGCGGCCCTCGGGCTGCATCTGCTGGAGGCGGACACCAGCAGCTCGCTCGGCCCGATGACCGCGGCGGTGGTGGCCCTTGGGGCGGGTGGTTCTGTCACACCGTCCGGGGATGTGTCCGCTTTCGGACTGACGGGCGCGGAGGCGGCGACCGCCATCGAGATCACGCCACTGGGGGTGAGCCTGGTCGGCGCGGCGCTGCTGTCGTGGTTCTTCTCACGGTCCTTGCGGGGCGCGGGAGTTGTGATCGCGCCGTCCGAACTCCTCGCGCGCGGGGGCGCGGTGGTCGCGCTGTTCGTGGCGATGCTGGGGGGACTGGCCTGGGCGGGGCACGACGTCATCACGATCGACGGGAGCTCGCTGGGGCTCGACGACCTGCCGGGAGGCGGTGGAGGCGGTGGGGGTGGCGGGGGCGGTCTCGAGATCCCCGGAGTGGGTGACATCGGGGATATCGGAGACATCGGCGGGCTGCTGCCCGACCAGATCGGCGACCTCATCGATGCCAGGGCGGCGGTCGGTTTCACGGTCGACACGGCGCCGACGCTGCTCGGCGGCCTGTGCTGGTCCGCCGGCATCCTGCTGATCGCCCTGCTTGCCTCGCGCCGCACCCCGCTGCCGGCCGGCTGGGAAGCCGTCCACCGCGTAGTACGGCCCGCCGCGTCCGCCCTCGTCACGGTGCTGCTGGTGGCGGTCGCGGCCGGCCTCGCGGCGGCGGCCTGCGCGGCGATCGGCGACGCCCACCCCAAGCGGATCGCGGGCGCCGCCCTCCTCGGCGCCCCGAACGGCGTGTGGCTCGGCATCCCGATCGGCCTCTTCGTACCGTTCGACGGCAAGGCGACAGGCGTGCTGGTGGGCCTGCTGCCGGACCCCCTGGACGACCTGCTGAACAGCGGCGCCGACCAGTCCGTGACGCTGAGCAGGCTGGCGGAGCTGGACGGGCGGGTGTGGCTGCTGGGGGTCGCGACGGCGCTGGTGATGCTGCTGGCGGGAGTGCTGACGGCGGTGCGGACGCCGGTGGGAGGCTCGGGTGGTTCCGGGGGCGTACGGGATCCGGGTGCCCTCCGTTTCGCCGGGCGGTGTGCGCTGCGGCTCGGGGTCGCCACGGCGTTGACGCTGCCGTTGCTCGTATGGCTGACGGAGCTGTCCGTGGACGCCTCGCTGTCGGTGCTGGGCTTCGACGCGTTCGGCGCGGGGGTGCGGCTGAGGGGGAACCTCGGTATGGCGCTGGTTCTCGGGGCGGCATGGGGTGCGGGGGCGGGTGCCGTGGGGGCGCTGCTGGCCCGCGCTACCGGGGCCGCGGGGCAGCGGGCGGCGGCGTTGGCTTCGGGGGCGGCGGTCGGTGTGGGTGCGGCGGGGGCTGGGGGTGCGGCGAGGGCTGGGGGTGCGGCGGAGGGTGCGCGACCTGCGGGCTCTGCGACCGAGAGCGCCGGGACATCGACGTACGCCGACCGGTCCGGGCCGTACACGCCCGGCACTCCGTACCGGCCGCCGAACCCGGCGACGAACCCCTACCTGCGCGTGCCGGAGCGGCTGCGCGACCCGGAGGACGCGCGGCCACCCGGCGCGGCCCCGCCGCCCGGGGATGCGCGGCCGCCCGGGGATGCGCGGCCGCCCGAGAACGCTCCGGCGCGCGATGCGGCGTGGGGGCGCGACGATGCACAGCCGCCGCATGACCGCCGGCCCAGCGACCCGCAGGCCGCCGAGCCGCCGCCGCGCGCCGACGGTGACGACATATACGGCGCCCCCACGGTCATCCGGCCGATCGGGCCGCCGCCGAGGTCGCCCCGGCCTCCTCGGCGGCGCGGGGACCGGCCGTCATCCGGAGCGGACGACGGGCCACCGCCCCCTCCTCCACCGC
- a CDS encoding response regulator, with protein MGDAIKVLLVDDHQVVRRGLRTFLEVQDDIEVVGEAADGAEGVARAEELKPDVVLMDVKMPGMDGVDALRKLRELDNSARVLIVTSFTEQRTVIPALRAGAAGYVYKDVDPDALAGAIRSVHAGHILLQPEVAGALLSQEEANSGQGRAGSLTEREREVLGLIADGRSNREIARALVLSEKTVKTHVSNILMKLDLADRTQAALWAVRHGMTG; from the coding sequence GTGGGTGACGCAATCAAGGTGCTGCTCGTCGACGACCACCAGGTCGTCCGCCGGGGCCTGCGCACCTTCCTCGAAGTGCAGGACGACATCGAGGTCGTGGGGGAGGCCGCCGACGGCGCCGAGGGGGTGGCCCGCGCGGAGGAACTGAAGCCGGACGTGGTCCTCATGGACGTCAAGATGCCGGGTATGGACGGCGTCGACGCCCTGCGCAAGCTGCGCGAACTCGACAACTCCGCGCGCGTGCTGATCGTCACCAGCTTCACCGAACAGCGCACGGTGATCCCGGCCCTGCGCGCGGGCGCCGCCGGGTACGTCTACAAGGACGTGGACCCCGACGCACTCGCCGGCGCCATCCGCTCGGTGCACGCCGGCCACATCCTGCTCCAGCCCGAGGTCGCCGGCGCCCTGTTGTCCCAGGAGGAGGCCAACTCCGGGCAGGGGAGAGCCGGCTCCCTGACGGAGCGGGAACGCGAGGTGCTCGGCCTGATCGCGGACGGCCGCTCGAACCGCGAGATAGCCAGAGCCCTGGTGCTCTCGGAGAAGACCGTCAAGACGCACGTCTCGAACATCTTGATGAAGCTCGACCTGGCGGACCGCACACAGGCTGCCCTGTGGGCCGTACGCCATGGCATGACCGGCTGA
- a CDS encoding SDR family NAD(P)-dependent oxidoreductase gives MPVAIITGASKGLGRALAEALAARGWDLVLDARTAEVLQETAAWLDAHGTRVTAVPGDVTDAGHRSALVAAARQLGGVDLLVSNASALGAEPLVRLHELPLEGLRRALEVNVVAGLALVQEALPLLRASGTGTVITVSSDAAAEAYETWGGYGASKAALDHLAAVLGEEEPGLRVWAVDPGDMATDLYAAAVPDDEDPRPAPASVVPAFLRLLEGRR, from the coding sequence ATGCCGGTAGCGATCATCACGGGGGCCTCGAAGGGACTGGGGCGGGCGCTGGCCGAGGCGCTGGCCGCGCGGGGCTGGGACCTGGTGCTCGACGCCAGGACGGCGGAGGTCCTCCAGGAAACGGCGGCCTGGCTCGACGCGCACGGCACGCGCGTGACGGCCGTGCCGGGGGACGTCACGGACGCCGGGCACCGGTCCGCGCTGGTGGCGGCCGCCCGGCAGCTGGGCGGCGTCGATCTGCTGGTCAGCAATGCCAGCGCGCTGGGCGCCGAGCCGCTCGTACGGCTGCACGAGCTGCCGCTGGAGGGGCTGCGGCGGGCGCTGGAGGTGAACGTGGTCGCCGGGCTGGCCCTCGTCCAGGAGGCGCTGCCGCTGCTGCGGGCGTCCGGGACGGGCACGGTGATCACGGTCAGCTCGGACGCGGCCGCCGAGGCGTACGAGACGTGGGGCGGATACGGGGCGTCGAAGGCCGCCCTGGACCATCTCGCGGCGGTGCTCGGCGAGGAGGAGCCGGGGCTGCGGGTCTGGGCGGTCGACCCCGGGGACATGGCCACGGACCTGTACGCGGCGGCCGTACCGGACGACGAGGATCCGCGGCCGGCGCCGGCCAGTGTGGTGCCGGCCTTCCTGCGGTTGCTGGAGGGGCGGCGATGA
- a CDS encoding GAF domain-containing sensor histidine kinase — protein sequence MSQGPRSGLAAVSAALLAMSRHLEVRDVLKTIVASARELLDAQYAALGVPDDHGGFAQFVVDGVSDEQWKAIGPLPRQHGILAAMLQEAEVERLADVRKDPRFEGWPSAHPDMSDFLGLPIRDGEEVIGALFLANKNCPKPEGSCGFTAEDEDLLSILAQHAAIALTNARLYERSRELTIAEERSRLAHELHDAVSQKLFSLRLTAQAAAALIDRDPSRAKGELHQVAALAAEAADELRAAVVELRPAALDEDGLVATLRTQIQVLDRAHSARVTFAGHGVKALPAAQEEAVLRVAQEALHNALRHSGAEHVDVTLDRRGSGAVLRVTDNGSGFDPKAIRRAGRHLGLVSMRDRTSGVGGTLTVESAPGKGTTIEMEVPGG from the coding sequence ATGAGTCAAGGCCCCAGGTCCGGCCTCGCCGCGGTGAGCGCCGCGCTCCTGGCCATGAGCAGGCACCTCGAGGTGCGCGACGTCCTCAAGACGATCGTCGCCTCGGCCCGCGAGCTGCTCGACGCGCAGTACGCCGCGCTCGGCGTCCCCGACGACCACGGCGGCTTCGCCCAGTTCGTGGTCGACGGCGTCAGCGACGAGCAGTGGAAGGCCATCGGGCCCCTCCCACGCCAGCACGGCATCCTCGCCGCGATGCTCCAGGAGGCCGAGGTCGAGCGCCTCGCCGACGTCCGCAAGGACCCCCGCTTCGAGGGCTGGCCGTCCGCGCACCCCGACATGTCCGACTTCCTGGGCCTGCCGATCCGCGACGGCGAAGAGGTCATCGGGGCCCTGTTCCTGGCAAACAAGAACTGTCCCAAACCGGAGGGAAGCTGCGGCTTCACGGCAGAGGACGAGGACCTCCTCTCCATCCTCGCCCAGCACGCCGCGATCGCCCTCACCAACGCCCGCCTCTACGAACGCAGCCGCGAGCTGACGATCGCCGAGGAGCGCTCGCGCCTCGCCCACGAACTGCACGACGCGGTCAGCCAGAAGCTGTTCTCCCTGCGCCTGACGGCCCAGGCCGCCGCCGCCCTGATCGACCGCGACCCGTCCCGCGCCAAGGGCGAGTTGCACCAGGTGGCAGCGCTCGCCGCCGAGGCCGCCGACGAACTGCGCGCCGCGGTCGTGGAGTTGCGCCCGGCCGCCCTCGACGAGGACGGTCTCGTCGCCACCCTGCGCACCCAGATCCAGGTCCTCGACCGCGCCCACTCCGCACGAGTCACCTTCGCCGGCCATGGCGTGAAGGCCCTGCCGGCCGCCCAGGAGGAGGCCGTGCTGCGCGTCGCCCAGGAGGCCCTGCACAACGCCCTGCGGCACTCCGGAGCCGAGCACGTCGACGTGACACTGGACCGGCGCGGCAGCGGAGCGGTCCTACGGGTCACGGACAACGGCAGCGGCTTCGACCCCAAGGCGATACGCCGGGCCGGACGCCACCTCGGCCTGGTCTCCATGCGGGACCGGACGAGCGGCGTCGGCGGCACGCTGACCGTGGAATCGGCGCCCGGCAAGGGCACCACGATCGAGATGGAGGTCCCCGGTGGGTGA
- a CDS encoding transglycosylase SLT domain-containing protein, protein MLKNTKNRLSRTLTNRHKIAIAGVGTLGAAALALSAVPGNAQTTTAEAPTGKVAYSNEQIKDVKGNVTDQLASASVKAEEIAAKKVQEAAAKKKAAADAAAKKKAADAAAKKKAADAAAKRKAAAEAAKKKAEAERKAKEAASRSANRVQVQRVAAKSYTNNLDGWIREALDIMKKHKIPGTYDGLHRNIMRESSGNPNAINNWDINAQNGVPSIGLLQVIKPTFDAYHVPGTAWSQYDPVANLTAAANYAADRYGSIDNVDSAY, encoded by the coding sequence ATGCTCAAGAACACCAAGAACCGTCTCAGTCGTACGCTGACCAATCGGCACAAGATCGCGATCGCCGGTGTCGGCACGCTCGGTGCCGCCGCTCTGGCTCTGTCCGCCGTCCCCGGCAACGCCCAGACGACCACGGCCGAAGCCCCCACGGGCAAGGTGGCGTACAGCAACGAGCAGATCAAGGACGTCAAGGGCAACGTCACCGACCAGCTCGCTTCCGCCAGCGTGAAGGCCGAGGAGATCGCGGCCAAGAAGGTCCAGGAGGCCGCGGCCAAGAAGAAGGCGGCCGCCGACGCCGCCGCCAAGAAGAAGGCCGCGGACGCCGCCGCGAAGAAGAAGGCCGCGGACGCCGCCGCGAAGAGGAAGGCCGCCGCCGAGGCCGCGAAGAAGAAGGCCGAGGCGGAGCGCAAGGCGAAGGAGGCCGCGAGCCGGTCCGCCAACCGCGTCCAGGTCCAGCGGGTCGCCGCCAAGAGCTACACCAACAACCTCGACGGCTGGATCCGCGAGGCCCTGGACATCATGAAGAAGCACAAGATCCCGGGCACCTACGACGGCCTCCACCGCAACATCATGCGGGAGTCCTCGGGTAACCCGAACGCGATCAACAACTGGGACATCAACGCCCAGAACGGCGTTCCGTCGATCGGCCTGCTGCAGGTCATCAAGCCGACCTTCGACGCGTACCACGTCCCGGGCACCGCCTGGAGCCAGTACGACCCGGTCGCCAACCTCACCGCCGCCGCCAACTACGCGGCCGACCGGTACGGCTCGATCGACAACGTCGACAGCGCGTACTGA
- a CDS encoding S-adenosylmethionine:tRNA ribosyltransferase-isomerase — translation MTLAVRVPEELSARIPAEQRAPGLDRDAVRLLVSRGTEVSHHGFGELPRLLRAGDLLVVNTSETLAAAVDGKIGHARVVVHFSTRGDDGRWAVELRDPDGRGTTRARAGAPGTRVRLPGGARLRLEEPLSPGSGRLWWARVSPAEAAELSGLMREHGRPIRYSYTERDQPLSVYQTVFALPSADGSGSAEMPSAARPFTVRMVTELVSRGVRFAPIVLHTGVASAEAHEPPYPERFAVPEASARLINAVRAGDGRVLAVGTTAVRAVESAVGADGVVRAREGWTDLVVTPERGVRVVDGLLTGLHEPEASHLLMLEAVAGRAAVDRGYEEALRGLYRWHEFGDVHLILPAEDPHSEHCVSNCR, via the coding sequence ATGACGCTCGCGGTGCGCGTGCCGGAGGAGCTGTCGGCGCGGATTCCCGCCGAGCAGCGTGCGCCGGGGCTGGACAGGGATGCCGTACGGCTGCTGGTGTCGCGGGGCACCGAGGTGTCGCACCACGGGTTCGGCGAGCTGCCGCGGCTGCTGCGGGCCGGGGATCTGCTGGTGGTCAACACGTCGGAGACGCTGGCCGCCGCCGTGGACGGGAAGATCGGGCACGCGCGCGTGGTGGTGCACTTCTCCACGCGTGGGGACGACGGGCGGTGGGCGGTCGAGCTGCGGGATCCCGACGGGCGGGGCACTACGCGCGCGCGTGCGGGTGCGCCGGGGACGAGGGTGCGGTTGCCCGGGGGTGCGCGGTTGCGGTTGGAGGAGCCGCTGAGTCCGGGGAGCGGGCGGCTGTGGTGGGCACGGGTGTCCCCCGCCGAGGCCGCCGAACTGTCTGGGTTGATGCGGGAGCACGGGCGGCCGATTCGTTACTCCTATACGGAGCGGGACCAGCCGCTGTCCGTGTACCAGACGGTGTTCGCGCTGCCGTCGGCCGACGGGTCGGGCAGCGCGGAGATGCCGAGTGCGGCGCGGCCGTTCACGGTGCGGATGGTGACGGAGCTGGTCAGCCGGGGGGTGCGGTTCGCGCCGATCGTGTTGCACACCGGGGTGGCCTCGGCGGAGGCGCATGAGCCGCCGTATCCGGAGCGGTTCGCGGTGCCGGAGGCCTCGGCGCGGCTGATCAACGCGGTCAGGGCCGGGGACGGCCGGGTCCTCGCCGTCGGGACGACGGCCGTGCGGGCCGTGGAGTCGGCGGTGGGTGCCGACGGGGTCGTACGCGCGCGTGAGGGGTGGACGGATCTCGTCGTCACGCCGGAGCGCGGGGTGCGGGTGGTGGACGGGCTGCTGACCGGGCTGCACGAGCCGGAGGCCTCGCATCTGCTGATGCTGGAGGCGGTCGCGGGGCGGGCTGCGGTCGACCGCGGCTATGAGGAGGCGCTGCGCGGGCTCTATCGGTGGCACGAGTTCGGCGACGTGCACCTCATCCTCCCGGCAGAGGACCCTCACTCAGAGCATTGCGTCAGCAACTGCCGGTGA